Proteins encoded together in one Archaeoglobus neptunius window:
- a CDS encoding thioredoxin family protein: MKAIIFTSRYCPYCRYFERNVEKLREEIGIAFEVVDVDRNPELAERYDVTILPTLVIVENGEVVGGLMGYADYQTALEAIKEQISAFFQSNHEN, translated from the coding sequence ATGAAAGCAATTATTTTCACAAGCAGATACTGTCCTTACTGCAGATACTTTGAGAGAAACGTTGAGAAGCTCAGAGAAGAGATCGGAATTGCATTTGAGGTCGTGGATGTTGACAGAAATCCCGAACTTGCTGAAAGATACGACGTGACAATTCTGCCAACGCTCGTAATCGTGGAAAACGGAGAGGTTGTGGGCGGATTGATGGGCTATGCTGACTACCAAACTGCTCTTGAAGCGATAAAGGAGCAGATTTCAGCATTTTTTCAATCTAATCACGAAAACTGA
- a CDS encoding RAD55 family ATPase, translated as MNRRIMSGIYGLDKILGGGFIENTVNAVLGGPGSGKTIFCMNFILEGLENGNRCLYASPDLDADDFLRLAASMYWDLSGYLENGQLEVEMLSQEDVPNLLKNVLRYDRIVVDSISPIVVDMDSKERKNLNWFLKNLKANGTALITVEEPVYRSEEIVVFLADSIINLKYTGYGGPYSRTLRVLKHRMSWHGEGVYPFYIINGVGIVVDERRGEGFEVEELDLPEIAMEKIRDLCRRGALTREDVEKIKRRVAWSKG; from the coding sequence ATGAATCGAAGGATTATGAGTGGCATCTACGGACTCGACAAAATCCTTGGAGGGGGATTCATCGAAAATACAGTAAACGCTGTATTGGGGGGACCGGGTAGCGGTAAAACGATATTTTGCATGAACTTCATCCTCGAAGGACTTGAAAACGGGAATAGATGCCTGTATGCCTCCCCCGATCTCGATGCGGATGATTTTCTGAGACTTGCGGCTTCAATGTACTGGGATCTGTCCGGTTATCTGGAAAACGGACAGCTTGAGGTGGAGATGCTTTCCCAGGAAGATGTCCCGAATTTGCTGAAAAACGTTCTCAGGTATGATAGAATAGTTGTTGATTCAATCTCCCCCATTGTAGTGGATATGGACAGCAAAGAGAGGAAAAATTTGAACTGGTTCCTTAAAAATTTGAAGGCAAATGGAACAGCTCTGATAACCGTTGAGGAGCCTGTGTACAGGTCGGAGGAAATTGTTGTTTTTCTTGCGGATAGCATCATCAATTTAAAGTATACGGGCTACGGTGGGCCCTACAGCAGAACCCTCAGGGTTCTAAAGCACAGGATGTCGTGGCATGGTGAAGGCGTTTATCCGTTTTACATCATAAATGGGGTGGGGATTGTAGTGGATGAACGTAGAGGGGAGGGATTTGAAGTTGAAGAACTGGACTTACCGGAAATTGCTATGGAAAAAATCAGAGATCTTTGCAGAAGGGGAGCACTCACAAGAGAGGATGTGGAAAAAATAAAGCGGAGAGTTGCATGGTCGAAAGGTTGA
- a CDS encoding PAS domain S-box protein, with product MNEKRNELVSALYEISTLIFPRDPKNLLIELGREILKRMGFEQFRAEVPALKLKIRIPENGESTERLVFSGKAVKIWLGRDDEILRRYQKIFQPVFEKLDYTIGYIVLTMEREDLLKLSPDIIVFLDDNGRVVEMNETAKKIFGEVLGENFEELCSDDVCEADGRVYSLLSYRLLTGKVVVGRDITERIKLEKELEERERRFRTLAEVSPVGIIVHQGGKIVFANDEAERLTGYSREELIGKSVWDLIHPDYHEMAEQMQQRRLRGERPVYELRIVRKDGKERCVLVSGSAMLWKGRKSIIAIVLDITERKKLEEQVRESERLFRTIFNSSPIIQFITVDEKFTLVNRAFESVLGYDIEEIVGKSISEIVHRDDREGVREHAIKMLRGETDRPYRFRALSKGGDVRWLYGTVVPIEYKGKKAVLSFDVDITELEAERKKLEELTEMLELINRTLRHDVLNALTSSLGYLETAIETGQLEYAEKSLESVERAVDIVRNMRAFESAVKKGELKCISVDEIIEDVVRDFDVPVKVNGRCMALADEGLRSVVENIVQNAKIHSGTDRIDITVNEYDDYCEIRVADYGRGIPDEIKDRVFEEGFKYGETAQTGLGLFIVRKIIERYGGKIWVEDNKPKGSVFVIRLKKC from the coding sequence GTGAACGAAAAGAGGAATGAGCTGGTTTCTGCTCTTTACGAAATTTCGACACTGATATTCCCCAGAGACCCGAAAAACTTGCTGATTGAGCTGGGTAGGGAAATCCTGAAAAGAATGGGTTTTGAACAATTTAGGGCAGAGGTTCCTGCACTGAAACTGAAGATTAGAATTCCAGAAAACGGCGAATCGACTGAAAGGCTGGTGTTTTCAGGAAAAGCTGTTAAAATCTGGCTTGGCAGAGATGATGAAATTCTCAGGAGATATCAGAAAATCTTTCAGCCAGTTTTTGAGAAGCTGGATTACACAATTGGATACATCGTACTCACAATGGAGAGGGAGGATCTGCTGAAGCTGTCACCGGACATTATCGTATTTCTGGACGATAACGGGCGGGTTGTTGAGATGAATGAGACTGCCAAGAAAATTTTTGGAGAGGTTTTGGGAGAGAACTTTGAAGAACTCTGCAGTGATGATGTATGTGAGGCTGACGGGAGAGTATACAGCTTACTGAGCTACAGGCTGTTAACCGGAAAGGTGGTTGTTGGGAGGGATATTACTGAGAGGATTAAGCTGGAAAAAGAGCTTGAGGAAAGGGAAAGGCGATTCAGAACACTTGCCGAAGTATCTCCGGTTGGAATTATCGTTCACCAGGGCGGAAAGATAGTATTCGCCAATGATGAGGCTGAAAGACTCACAGGTTACAGTAGAGAGGAGCTTATCGGTAAGTCCGTGTGGGATCTGATACATCCGGATTATCATGAGATGGCAGAACAGATGCAGCAAAGGAGGCTGAGGGGTGAAAGACCTGTTTATGAGTTGAGGATAGTCAGAAAGGATGGTAAAGAGAGGTGTGTCCTCGTCAGTGGTAGTGCAATGCTGTGGAAGGGCAGGAAGTCCATTATCGCAATAGTTCTCGATATCACCGAGAGAAAAAAACTGGAGGAACAGGTCAGAGAGAGTGAGAGATTGTTCAGGACGATTTTTAACTCATCCCCCATAATCCAGTTTATTACCGTGGATGAAAAATTCACACTGGTCAATCGTGCGTTTGAAAGCGTTCTGGGGTACGATATTGAGGAAATTGTGGGGAAGAGCATATCTGAAATCGTCCACCGTGATGACAGAGAGGGAGTGAGAGAACATGCGATCAAAATGCTGAGGGGAGAGACGGACAGGCCGTATCGTTTCAGAGCCTTAAGCAAGGGTGGAGATGTCAGGTGGTTGTATGGAACGGTTGTCCCCATCGAGTATAAAGGCAAAAAGGCCGTGCTAAGTTTTGACGTGGATATAACAGAGCTTGAGGCAGAGAGAAAGAAGCTTGAAGAGCTCACAGAGATGCTTGAGCTGATCAACAGAACTCTTCGTCATGATGTGCTAAACGCTTTAACGTCTTCACTTGGGTATCTTGAAACTGCGATAGAGACAGGACAGCTCGAATACGCCGAAAAATCTCTCGAGAGTGTGGAAAGGGCTGTTGATATAGTAAGAAATATGAGAGCTTTTGAGAGTGCGGTAAAAAAGGGGGAGCTGAAGTGCATAAGTGTGGATGAAATTATTGAGGATGTGGTCAGGGATTTTGATGTTCCTGTGAAGGTAAACGGAAGATGTATGGCACTGGCTGACGAGGGATTGAGATCGGTCGTGGAGAATATTGTACAGAATGCAAAAATTCACAGCGGAACTGATAGAATCGATATAACGGTAAATGAGTATGACGACTACTGCGAGATAAGAGTGGCCGACTATGGAAGAGGAATACCGGACGAAATAAAAGACAGGGTATTTGAAGAAGGGTTTAAATACGGTGAAACCGCTCAGACGGGGCTTGGGCTGTTCATAGTCAGAAAAATCATCGAAAGGTACGGGGGCAAAATCTGGGTGGAGGACAATAAACCGAAGGGTTCAGTTTTCGTGATTAGATTGAAAAAATGCTGA
- a CDS encoding UbiA family prenyltransferase, with protein sequence MAYPLPLVSFLAFSLNRMDWFSFLVSYLFSFSFFTAANLWNHINDAEDDVKGGDVDAKFLIENRKEGTITAFLFYLISFLLVLLYSREPISIPFTLILIFLTWVYSDRVFFGRHIRRLKEDYRTEVLTYLVVSPLFPAVIWGFFSPFSEVTIAFVAVTSMIYLSAAILKDIKDISADSMAGYRTLAVVFQPSTLFKVSAVLNIIAISSVVIFSIERILPKSTCLTGAMLVPVLFSVLRIRSSGWRFTQDTLPFLKIYTLTYPTSLALLSFISILVMS encoded by the coding sequence GTGGCGTACCCTCTTCCGCTTGTATCGTTTCTCGCCTTTTCGCTGAATCGAATGGACTGGTTCTCCTTTCTGGTATCGTACCTGTTCTCCTTTTCGTTCTTCACAGCAGCCAACCTGTGGAACCACATCAACGACGCTGAGGATGACGTGAAAGGTGGAGACGTGGACGCGAAATTTTTGATCGAGAACAGAAAAGAAGGAACAATTACGGCATTCCTTTTTTATCTGATCTCGTTTCTGCTGGTGCTGCTCTACTCCAGAGAACCCATCTCAATTCCATTTACACTAATCCTTATTTTTCTCACGTGGGTGTACTCCGACAGAGTATTTTTTGGAAGGCACATAAGGAGGCTGAAAGAGGACTACAGAACAGAGGTTCTCACATACCTCGTTGTATCCCCTCTATTTCCTGCTGTTATATGGGGCTTTTTCTCCCCTTTTTCAGAGGTGACCATAGCTTTCGTGGCGGTAACCTCGATGATCTACCTGTCAGCCGCCATACTGAAAGATATCAAAGACATCTCAGCAGATTCCATGGCAGGGTACAGGACGCTGGCCGTCGTTTTTCAACCCTCAACGTTGTTTAAGGTTTCGGCTGTTCTAAATATCATCGCAATTTCTTCTGTTGTTATATTCTCCATCGAAAGGATATTGCCAAAATCAACATGCCTTACTGGAGCTATGCTGGTACCCGTTTTATTTTCGGTGTTAAGAATCAGATCGTCAGGATGGAGATTTACACAAGACACACTTCCATTTCTAAAGATTTACACTCTCACATATCCGACATCTCTCGCACTACTGAGCTTTATCTCTATTCTTGTGATGAGCTGA